The following nucleotide sequence is from Oncorhynchus clarkii lewisi isolate Uvic-CL-2024 chromosome 6, UVic_Ocla_1.0, whole genome shotgun sequence.
GAGTTGTGATTGGCTGCATCAGGAGAGATTAGATCTGCTTTTACGTGATAGCAATGTGGGGATCAGTAACCCCTGATTGGCGTTAGTGGATCTGTTTGAACAAGTCGTCTAGTGTCATCTTGTGTTGTTACAACTGATACCAGAACACTGACTTGTTCCACACTGATCCCGTTGAGCAAATATGTTCACATTCTCAAAGCCTATTCCGGATAACTGAAGAAATGTTATGAGAATAAAAGGCCAACTTTCATGTAAATCATGAATTGGCATCAATGGAAGATGTGCATTAACATTTGAGTTAAGCGCACAGATCTCAATTCAGAATACGCCCTTAATTGTGTTATTGTTCATGTGACTTCTGTATGATAAACATTGATATTCTTTATTTGTCAGGTCCATGGTTCCAGTAGCAACAACATGTGCATCATGAGTGGGCTCACCCAGATGATCAAAGAAGGTGGGATGAGGTCGCTGTGGAGAGGGAACGGAATGAACATCGTCAAAATTGCACCTGAAACTGCCATTAAGTTCATGGCTTATGAGCAGGTACTTGCTCCTATATAATTTTCTTAATTTCTATTActctttttaaaatgatatatAAACCATTATTATAATTCCTTAATCTCAATTTCTGAAGTGAGGACCAAGTTCATGTTCTAACCAGTGTCTGCCCCATCTtattttctcccctctctcctttcaacTGAAAAACTCTCTGGCACAGATCAAGCGTTTGATTGGCAGTGATAAGGAGACACTTGGCATCCTGGAGCGTTTTGTAGCTGGCTCTATGGCTGGAGTCATCGCTCAGAGCACCATCTACCCCATGGAGGTGAGCAGCCATCAATCATCCCCCCTAGCATAGACCTGGGATGATTACATCTATTATTGTTGTCAGGATAGAAAGGGCAAAAATGCATGAttgatttgcaaataaattagtAATGCCAATGTTTTCAATCTGATTACATGCCACCTGCTAGATTTTCATAGTCTTTCATTTCTGAACACAAGGTTCTGAAAACACGGCTTGCCTTACGAAAGACTGGTCAGTACTCTGGCATCTCTGACTGTGCAAAGAACATCTTTAGGAGAGAGGGGCTGGGTGCCTTTTACAAGGGCTTTATCCCCAACATGATGGGCATCATCCCCTACGCTGGAATCGACCTGGCTGTGTATGAGGTAAGAAGAGACCGGGATATAACTTTACAAAGCTGTTTTCACTGCATTGTATGCTCCATTTGGAATTATCTGACTGTTATTTTTTCCACAGACATTGAAGAACTCCTGGTTAGAAAAGTATGGCACCAAAAGTACTGACCCGGGAGTGTTAGTTCTGCTTGGCTGTGGCACAATCTCCAGCACCTGTGGTCAGCTGGCCAGCTACCCCCTAGCCCTGGTCAGGACCCGCATGCAGGCACAAGGTGAGACCTTCAACAATACACCTAATTTACACTGCTTATATTCTTTCAAATATATTAAATCTTACTTATTTTATTGCGATGCAGTTATAAATAACTACCAGTTTTGCTGTTCCTTTGTATTCATCTTTGGCTCTAATGCTGACTGTGTGCCATGTCTCTCCTATAGCCATGATGGAGGGCAGCCCACAGATGACAATGTCAGGGCTCTTCAAACAAATCATTCAGACAGAAGGGGCCACTGGCCTCTACAGGGGCCTGGCCCCTAACTTCCTGAAGGTCATTCCAGCTGTCAGCATCAGCTATGTGGTGTACGAGAACCTGAAGATGTCGCTGGGAGTTAAGTCGCGATGAGAAGGTGACTCACGACATCTGAATGGTTCAgctttgacgtgtgtgtgtgtgcatgt
It contains:
- the LOC139411975 gene encoding calcium-binding mitochondrial carrier protein SCaMC-2-A-like; this translates as MLGLCLYVPVPNSDAAEFEYFESNGLPSELKSLFKLSVFLPSQEFSTYRKWRKKAVKSADKDLDEQMVFEEFVNYLQDHEKDLRLVFKSLDRRRAGQIYSKEIMESLQDLGVHISQQHAEKILQCMDKNGTMTIDWNEWSNYPLLHPKENNIPEITLYWKHSTLFDVGENLMVPDDFTTEEKLSGIWWRHLVAGGGAGAVSRTFTAPLDRLKVLMQVHGSSSNNMCIMSGLTQMIKEGGMRSLWRGNGMNIVKIAPETAIKFMAYEQIKRLIGSDKETLGILERFVAGSMAGVIAQSTIYPMEVLKTRLALRKTGQYSGISDCAKNIFRREGLGAFYKGFIPNMMGIIPYAGIDLAVYETLKNSWLEKYGTKSTDPGVLVLLGCGTISSTCGQLASYPLALVRTRMQAQAMMEGSPQMTMSGLFKQIIQTEGATGLYRGLAPNFLKVIPAVSISYVVYENLKMSLGVKSR